The Synechococcus sp. RS9916 DNA segment GATCATCTTGGTGCCGGTATCGGCTTGCTGACGGTTGTTCGTGAGCGCGACGGAGTAGAACTCACCAACAGAATCTGCCCCCTGCAGCACACAACTGGGATATTTCCAGGTGATGGCAGAACCTGTTTCGACCTGGGTCCAGCTGATGCGGCTGCGAGCACCGCGGCACTGACCCCGCTTGGTCACAAAGTTGTAAATACCGCCCACACCATTTTCATCACCGGCATACCAGTTCTGAACAGTCGAATACTTGATGGAAGCGTCATCCAAAGCGACCAGTTCCACCACAGCAGCGTGCAACTGGTTGGTGTCAAACATGGGGGCAGTACAGCCCTCCAAATAACTCACTGACGCACCTTCCTCGGCAACAATCAAAGTGCGCTCAAACTGACCTGTGTCACCGGAATTGATGCGGAAATAAGTCGAGAGCTCCATTGGGCACTCCACCCCCTTAGGGATGAAGACAAAGGAGCCGTCACTGAAGACTGCCGAATTCAGCGCTGCAAAATAATTGTCATTACTGGGAACAACACTTCCCAAATAACGCTCGATCAGCTCGGGATAATCCTTGATTGCCTCGCTGATCGAGCAGAACACCACGCCGTGTTCAGCGAGCTTCTCGCGGTACGTCGTGGCAATCGAGACGCTGTCAAACACCGCGTCAACAGCCACGTTGCTAAGACGCTTCTGCTCACTCAGTGGAATACCGAGCTTGTCAAATGTCTCCAGGAGCTTGGGATCCACCTCATCGAGGCTGGCCTTCTTTTCCTGCTGTTTGGGAGCGGCGTAATAAACGATGTCTTGGTAGTCAATCGCTGTGTAGCCCAGCTGAGCCCAGTCAGGCTCCTCGAGGGTGAGCCAATGCCGGTAGGCACGCAGACGGAAATCGAGTAAGAACTGCGGCTCCTCCTTTTTGGAGGAGATCAGCCGAACAACATCCTCACTGAGGCCCTTAGCGATCTTCTCAGTTTCAATGTCAGTGACAAAGCCGTACTTGTACGGCTGACTGACAAGATCACGTGTGGAGACACTGGTCATAGTGATCAGCCTGCAGTGGCGTGAATCTCCTCGGTGCTGATGGTTTGAGCATCACCACGGAAAGCGTTGTCTTCCGTCAGGAACAGCATGCAATGACATTCCTTGCGCTCGCGCATGGGCACACAGGGGCAGTTCCAGAAGGCCTGTGACACCTCAGCTTCCTTGTCTTCGTAATGGCGGCAGGGGCACAGGGCACCACCCAGTTCATCCTTGTGACGCGCCAGACCCTTGAGCACAACAGCGGTGACGCCGGGATCGCTGCAGAAATAAGTACCGGTGCGCTGGGCGTAGGTCTCCGCAAACTTACGGATCACCTCAAGGCTTTCAGCTGTGGGCTCAGCGTTTCCAGCGAGCATGTCAGTCATGAGCAGCGGTGGAGGGAGCGGTCAGCAGCGAGAAGCTACGAACGCGCAGACTTTGGGAGATACGAAACCCCAAAGTTTCGTTTTTCGAGCCTAAGGCACCGTCTCGGCCACTGCCGATCGGCCCCAAGACCAAGGCCTTCATTGTGCGCCCCCTCGGCCTCTGGCGGAGGAGTGCTGACGAAGCAGAACAGCCTTTCTAGCTTGCGAAAAGACCGCCGAAACGCGCGCAATGGTCGTCACCAATCAACCCATGGCCGGCTGGCTCGGCCCCCATGAGATCGCCAATCGCCCGATTGCCGAGTGGCTCGGAGAGGAAGCGGAACTCCTGCTCCACACCCCGCCGCGTATCGAGCAGCAACGGCTGCAACTCCCCAGCCCAGCAGTGGTGGATCGCTTCAGTGGCTCCGATCGCAACCCCCAGGTGCTGCGAAGCCTTCAGCAGCTTTACGGCAGCGGTCGACTCGGAGGAAGCGGTTACCTCTCGATCCTTCCCGTCGACCAGGGGATCGAACACTCGGCGGCCCATTCCTTCGCGCCGAACCCTGACTATTTCGACAGCGAAGCGATCGTGGAACTTGCAGTGGAGGCAGGCTGCAGCGCCGTCGCCTCCACCCTTGGCGTGCTGGGGTCAGTGGCGCGGCGATGGGCGCACCGAATTCCATTCCTGGTGAAGCTCAACCACAACCAACTGCTCACCGCCCCCAATCAGCACGAACAGATCCTGTTCGCTTCAGTGGATCAGGCCTGGAACATGGGAGCCGTGGCGGTGGGGGCGACGATCTACTTCGGCAGTGAAGACTGCAACCGTGAGCTTCAGCAGATCGCGGCTCTCTTCGCCCATGCCCACGAGCGGGGGCTAGCCACGGTGCTGTGGTGCTATCTGCGCAATCCCATCTTCAAGCAGTCCGAAGCCGACTACCACCTGGCCGCCGACCTTACGGGCCAGGCCAATCACCTGGGCGTCACGATTGGAGCCGACATCATCAAACAGAAACTGCCAGAGACCAACGGCGGCTACAAAGCCGTGGCGAACGCGCTGGGCGAGCCCTTCGGCATGACCGATGAACGCATCTACAGCGAGCTCTGCAGCGACAACCCCGTGGACCTGTGTCGCTACCAGGTGCTCAATTGCTACGCGGGACGCATCGGCCTGATCAACAGCGGGGGAGCCTCGGGCAGCGACGACATGCATCAGGCCATCCGCACTGCTGTGATCAACAAGCGTGCTGGTGGCAGCGGTCTGATCATGGGCCGCAAAGCCTTCCAAAAACAGCGCCATGAGGGCATCGCCCTCATCCAAGCGGTGCAAGACGTCTACCTAAGCCCGGAGGTGACGATCGCTTGAGCACAACAGTCCCCCGGATCCCGTGGCATCGTGAAGGAACGAGCCGCGACCCGATGGGCGCACACACTCAGGCCCCTACCCGAGAGACCACACTCACCCTGCTGCTTCGGCGGGGTGAGACCAGTGCGGCTGAACTCGCTTCATTGCTGGGGATCTCAGTTCAGGCGATGCGCCGTCATCTGCGCAGTCTCGAAGAGGAAGGCTTGGTGGAGTCATCGCCCATGCCAGCGGGCCCCGGGAGGCCATCCAATCGATGGCGGCTTACCGATCAAGGGCATCAGCATTTCCCTGACGGCAGCGAAGACTTTGCCCTGGGTCTGCTCCAGTCGATGACGGCCACCCTTCCGCCAGAGGCCATGACCTCTTTGCTGGCTCAACAGGCTCTTGAAAAGGCAGAGGCCTATCGCCGCCACATCGGCACCGCACCTCTTGAGCAACGGGTGTCTGTTCTGGCCGAACTGCGGCGGCGGGAGGGCTATGTGACAGACCTGCAGCCCGATCCCGATGGGAAAAGCTGGTGTCTCAGTGAATTTCACTGCTCCGTTCAACGCATCGCGGCGGAGTATCCGGTCGTCTGCGATCAGGAGCTCGAGCTGATGCGTCAGACCTTTCCCGATTGCCAGGTGGATCGCGTGCACTGGCGCCTCAAGGAAGGCCATTCCTGTGGGTTCAGGATCACCCCCGACCATGACTGAGCCCCTCACCCGGGAGATGGTGGAGAAGATCGACGCGACCCTGCTGCCAACCCTGGATCGTCATCACCTTCGCCTGCTGGCCCACTGCTTAAGCAGCTTTCAACAAATGACGGCCCCTGGTGCATCGCGCACCATTCCTTCAAGAGACCAGCAAGAACAGTGGTGCTTGAAGCACCCCCTGCTGCGTGACGATCCCCAGTTTGGGATCCTGTTACTGAATCAATTCGAGGCCGCCGCACGACAGCTGGAGACCCTGGCTCAGTCTTTGGATGTGGCGCCGCTCGACCTGACCCTTGATCACCTGATCGATCAAGCGGTTGCCCATGCGCGTGCACGGCTCGACGCTCCGTAACCCTGTTCGGCCTGCGATCATCCATTCACCCCCTGCGTTCGAACGGAAGCTGCGCATGAGCCTCGTGATCCCCGATGCCCTCAGCTTTTTTCAACGCAGCTGCGGCCGCTGGCGCTCGCAGCGCAGCGTGCATCACCTCCTCCACCGCCGCGCCGAAGCGGGTGGCTCACTGATTGTTGTCGACGACATCGAACGCACCGACCAACGCCTTCAAGAGTTAGCCACCTCCCATGGCCAATCCCCGGAGGCCGTGGTCGGTGGCAGCTTCGTGAGATGGAGCGCATCGATGGCCTGGGATCAAAGCGAGGAGGGCCATGACGGCGAAACGTTTTTCGGCCTGATCCCAGACTCCGATGACGGACGAAGCGGACTGCTACTGCGCACCATGGGCTATGCGGAAAAAGCCCCAGCCACATCGCGCTTTTCCATGGATTCCGAGGATGGCCTGATCCTGGAGACCGCCTACGAAACAATGACTGTCTGGGAACGGTTCAGCTTCCTGAGCCCAGACATTCGCGTGCGATCCAGCACGGTGCAGGGTCTCTCCAACAATGCGTCCTATTGCGTCGAATGCCGAGTCAACGAGGAACAAACCGAGGCGAATGAGGCCACGAAGCCCACAGCACAACCGTCGCAGCAATCGATCTCAGCCCTTGGTTGGTAGCGAGTATTACGGTCTGTAATCGCTTTTCAGAAAAGCCAGGAAGCCACTGAGAACGTCGCTTTACAGTCCGGTTCAGTGTGCGTTGAAGCTCGCGTGGCCATTCCTCTTCTGAAGTACGCGCCGATTACTCAGAACGCTCTGAGAGCGGGTGTTCCCAACATCCGTATCGGCTCTGACGAGGGATCCAGGGCCTACTCCATGGAAATTGCCATGGACGGCGACAACCTGAAGACGGTGATCGAAAGCGCTTACCGCCAGATTTTTTTCCACGCGTTTAAGACCGATCGAGACGTCAACCTCGAATCCCAGTTGCGCGACGGTCAGATCACCGTGCGCGATTTCATTCGAGGGCTGGTCCTCTCGGATACCTTCAAGCGCACCTTCTACGGGTTCAACAGCAACTACAAAGTTGTGCGTCACCTCTGCGAGCGCATTCTTGGCCGCAAGGTGAATGGCAAGGGTGAGGAGCTGTCCTGGTCGATCGTGATCGCCAGCAAGGGGCTCGAAGGCCTTGTGGATGTGCTCCTCGACAGCCAGGAGTACTTGGACTCATTCGGTTACGACACCGTTCCTTATCAGAGGAACCGTGTCCTCCCCGGTCGAGACCTTGGCGATACGCCTTTCAATGTCTCCACGCCTCGCTACGACGAGTACTACCGGGGCATCTTGGGCTTCCCGCAGATCGTCTTCACTGGCACTGCCAAAGCCCTTCCGGCTCGCGCCAAGATCAAACGTGGCGGCGCCCCATCCGACTACATGGCTTGGGTTGCAGGCCTTGCCAATCCCCCAGGAGCCTCCCCAACCAACTCCTCCGACATGGACTACATGGCCAAAGTGCCTTATCGCAGCGTCGGCCGCTGATCGTTTGGCCTTCGCAACTCCAGAAGGGGCTTTGGAGCCCCTTTTTTTGTGCCCCAAAAGCCGCCAGTGGTCAGGATCTTCTGACCCTGGGGAATGCAGGTGATCTGAATCGGGATCTTTCACGCAGACTGATCCCAAAGAAACCTGGGTGACTCCCACCGTGACGCAAGCTCTGACATCTCTGGCCCGCCTCACGCTTCGCCAACTGCGTCAGATGGCGAGTGATCTGGGGGTGACGCTGTATAGCCGCAAGAGCAAAGACGCCCTGGTTTCCGAGATTGCAGAGCGCCAGGAGCGCAAGAGCGGAGATCAAAAAGCGATCGAATCTGAGCTGTCGGCACCCACCCGTTCGACCTCCTCGACTCGCGTTGTCTTTCTGCCGCGCGACCCTCAGTGGGCCTACGTGTTCTGGGAAATCAGCGATCAAGACCGCAAGCGAGCACAAACCGACGGCGCTGCCCACCTCAGCCTTCGTCTGGCTGATGTGACTGGCATTCAGGACGGAAGCTCACACCCCCACACCCTTCAGGAAGTCCCTGTGGATAGCCACAGCACCGAGTGGTACCTGCCTGTTCCCCTGTGTGACCGTGACTATCGGGTTGAGCTCGGTTACCGCGCAGGGGCCAGCTGGATCTCCCTGGCCTTCTCGTCGGTCGCAAGAGTTCCGGCCCTGCATCCGAGCGAGCAGATCATGGATCAGTTCGTGCCGTTCAGCCTGGAGGCAACGCCGGCAGCGGCTGCTCCAAGCGCACCGGTCAATGTTCCCGACAACACCGATAGCGGCCTGCATGAGCGCCTCTACCAAACGGCAACGACCCATTTCCGTAGCCGCCGCGTGGGCTCCGAAGTGCTGCACGAGCAAGAAGGAATTGGAAGCGATCAGCGCGGCCTGAGCGACTCCGGCGCTGGCCTCTGGGCGAGTGGTCGCAATGAGTCCGGCCTTGGCGGTGTCGCCCCTCGCCAACGCTCTTTCTGGCTGATCGCTGACGCCGAGCTGATTGTTTACGGCGCCACCGATCCGTCGGCTCGCCTGACCATTGGCGGTGAGGATGTTCCCCTCTCCAGCGATGGCACCTTCCGGATTCAGGTGCCTTTCCGGGATGGCAAGCAGCTCTACCCGATCGAGGCCACAGCTGCTGATGGCGAACAGAAGCGCAACATCACACTCAACTTCGAACGCGTCACCCCAGAAGACAACACCAACCCTGCGAGCGAAGCTCAGGTTGAGTGGTTCTGACCTGATGAACGACAAGCGTTCAACCCTGCGTTGGATCGTGGCCATCACTCCGCTTGCCGGGGCGATGGCCTTCCCTGTGGTCGTTCCACTGACCATTGCCAAGGTGGGGATCGGAGCCGGTGTTGGCGTGGCGCTCGTTCTCAGCACTGCATGGTTCGTGGCGATGCTGAGCACCGCCGAAATGCCCCATTAATGCTCCCTGGAGCAAGCTCGGGGAACACTGCCATCAGCACCTGAATCCAAAGCCATGACCCTTCGCCAGGTTTGGGGCCTTGCGCTGATGGCGCTTACCCCCATCACCTGTGCCTCCTGCAGCCAAGCAGGACAAGTGCTTGGTGATCCCGCCCCAGATCTATCGCTGCCAGCCGGCATCCAGGTGCACTTCAACCACCGCGATGGAGTTGGCTATCGCAGCCCGATCGATGGCCAGTGGCGCAAGGGAGACAACCTGGAAGCCGAGCTGATCAACGCCATCGATGGTGCTGACGAGGAGTGCCTGGTGGCCGTGCAAGAGCTGACCCTTCCAGCTGTTGCTCAGGCTTTGGTGCGCGCCCAGGCACGCGGGGTTCGCGTGCAAGTGGTGCTGGAAAACACTTACAGCACTCCCTGGAGTCAGATGCATGAAGCAGGCTTGCCACGCCATGCACGTCATCGGATTCAGCGGCTTGCCGAGCTGGCAGATCGAAACGGTGACGGACGCCTCACCGCAACAGAACGACTGGAAGGGGATGCCCTAGCCCTGCTTGCGCAGGCTGGCGTACCGATGATTGATGACACGGAAGACGGCAGCAAAGGCAGTGGATTGATGCATCACAAATTCGTGGTGATCGACCGCCGTCTTGTGCTCACAGGCAGCGCCAATTTCACCAGCTCTGGCATCCATGGAGATGCGGGAGCGCCGCGGACTCGGGGCAATGTCAATCACCTGCTGCGCTTCAACAGCCCTGAGCTTGCTGCCGTCTTTGCCGCAGAATTCACGCGCATGTGGGGTGATGGCCCTGGAGGCGTCGCCAAAAGTCAATTCGGTCGCGGCAAAAGTGATCCCGCTCTTGAACAGGTGCAGATCGGCAACCAAACCATCAGCGTGCTCTTTGCCCCACACAGCAGGAGCCATCCAAATCACGGACTGCGTCTGATCGCGCAGGAGCTGGGACAGGCCCAACGCAACATCGACATGGCCCTGTTTGTGTTCTCAGCGCAAGCACTGGCCAATACGTTGCAAGCGCTGGTGGAGAAAGGCATCAAGGTGCGGCTTCTGGCTGACCCAGGCTTTGCCAGCCGCCCATTTTCAGAAGTCCTCGACTTACTCGGGGTGGCCATGCCGGATCACAACTGCATGCTGGAAGCCAGGAACCGACCATTCACGACACCGGTGAAAGGAGTCGGCACGCCTCGTCTTGCACGTGGTGACAAGCTGCATCACAAGTTCGCCGTAATCGATCACAAAACAGTGATCACGGGATCCTTCAACTGGTCACCTTCTGCCGCTCACACCAACGATGAAACCCTGCTGGTGATCCACTCACCGCAACTTGCCAAACACTTCACCCGTGAAATGAATCGGATGTGGCGCGGGGCAGAACTGGGGATCACCAAGCGGATGCGGCGAAAGCTGGAGCGACAGCATGCACTGTGCGGGAGTGGGCGGAAGAGAGACTAAGCCTTATTTGAAACAAGAAACCACACTCGACTGCGAAACCACCTGGAAACTCAGTAAAGCAACGCTAGACTGAAATGCGAAAAGAGCAGGCTCGCAAAAGCAAATCAAAAGCAAAAAACAGCCCGAAGAGAAGAAGAAAAATGATATGCAAAGCCTCTGTTTTGTGTCTAGCGCCACAAAACATTAAAGAAGGCATGGCAAAATAGGAAAGCACCCGAGGGAATTGATGCCGTCAATTCACAAATCAATTGGCAAAAAAGCACTATTCACCCTGCTTGGGACCCTTAGATTCTTTTTGGTAGCAGCGGCCATCAGCGTTATCACTGTTGAGATAGTCGAAGTCTTTCTAAAAAAGGATGTTCTTCATCTGGCACTCTTTGCCATGTTTTTCTTGATATGCAATTTTCAAATTAATTTAAGCAGACATACAACAGTCCTCAAAAGCGAGGAGCGAGTAAGCAGGCTGTTCATCCTGGCCCTCTTCAGCCTTGGGGCAGCGTTCCTTGAACTTGTTGACCTGGGCTTTGATCAAGTCAACGACAGTCTAAAAGCAAGTCCCGCACTAGCCAGTGCCTATCAAAGCATCTGCATTCTGGAAGCAGGAGTTGGCATTGCCGCCATTATGCTCATCACATTTTCGGTTGATCGAATGCTGGTAACCCTACGGTCGACTGCCCATGACTACAGAGCGATTGACTTATAGCCCTGAGCAGAGCAGCGCCCCTCAGAAGACCAGCAAACTTAGCCCTAAAATGATCGGCCTTCCACAACTCACCTGTACATTTAGACGGCTGAGGCGAACTCATACGACCCGGAAAATCTTGCCGGCCAAAGCCAGAGCAAAGTGCACTTAAGTACTCGCAATTACTTTCGACAATCACTAAAATCCTTATCTCTAGGTTTAGGCGATACAGCCACCGCCCTATATTGCCAATTCACACATAAAAGCAATGCAAAAACCCTCACACATTAACCTTCCCGTAATAACGCTTTGTCTCAGGCTTAAGCCAAAAGATTAGAAGCGGCAACGCAGCCGGCAGACAACAAACACTGGTCATACCAAAAGCAATTTCCACCAAAATCCAGACCCAGACCCAAGGCTTTGGAGGAAGAAAAATGGGAACAAGCGAAAGAAGCGCGCATGGAAGACCGATCACGAAAAAAACTATTCCATAAGCAAAAGCCTCTTCATCCCCAGAAGCCATCATCAAGGGGGCTAAAAGCAGGAGAGCAAAATACAGAGCAGCCATCGCTCCCAAATACACCTTTGCCCAGACAACTACTCCAGGCTTTACAGGAGTCGGGGCCATTGAAAGAACAACCAACTGACATAAATATGATTCAGATCAAGGATTGAAACCACGGAGTCGAAACTTATTTTCACAAGGACCACTGCAGCCCTAAAACATCCGCAAAAAATGCCCCCACGAAATCGATCACCGTTGACACAGCACGGAATGGGAGACCACCAAACCTGAAGCCCTACAAACCAGAACGTCAGCGAGCACGATAGGAAGGGTGAACAGGAGAGTTCTAAATTGAAAAAATCATGCAGAATTAAACAAACGATCCGAATCCATCAAACCAATCACCAGACATGACACCAAAGAGAATCCACCGTACCAATTCGCGCACACATCAAACCAAAAACAGAATAAGAGTCGCCTTATCCACAGCATCACTTCTTCTATTGACAAGCTTGACCAATACAGCCCAGGCAAAAGAAATGATGTGCAAAGTTTCCGATCCAAATGATACCTATGTCAATCTTCGCTACCCAGCAAATGGGGAACTGATGAGGTCACTAGCTAACGGTAGCTGGATCGAGATTGATAGCAATGGGACCACATATGATCAACAAGGACGACCATGGACCGCAAGCGTAAGCCAGCGCACAAGGTCTCCGATTGGCAGAGAATATGTCATGAGTCAATTTGTTTATGGCTGCAGACCCGGCAATTCGTTTTCGGAATGGTTTATCCGTCTCAAGTAAGGCGGATGACCGGCAGACTATGGCGCGATGCAGGCTCCAGATGAACTAGCAGGAGCACCGCGGACGACAAGGCCACGATAAAAAGTTAGAGGGTGTCAGCATACGGAATAGACTCAGACAATTCACTGAAAAATCGATGAAAATTTTGTTTTTCTCACTTGCATCAGCACTTGCAATCATCCTACAAATGCCTGCAGAAGCCAGCAGAGGCTTACCAGCAGATCTTGAATCACTTGATCAACTCTGGCAGACATACAACGCGTCTTGCGAACAGGGAGATCAAAGAGCCTGTCAACTGAAAGAAAAGTATCGCGAAATCATCAAACAAAATTTTCCCAATGCAGTACCTGCTGCATGCCCACCTAACCTCAAAAGAGTGTGGTTTGAAAGTGGCAGGAAGGGAATGGCCTCAGGCTGCCAAATGTTTTAGTGGCTGAGGCTAAAAACGGCCTTAACCCAAGAAACATGTTCAAGACTGACCCCGCTACACGTCCAACGCAAGCTGGATTGCCAGCAGGTTCTTTGGCGGGATCAGTCGAGGGGAACAGGAGAGAACGTGTGCGATTCAGATCAAGAGAGGATGCAGCCTCCTCGAGTCACCTCGAAATCACTTTGCAGCCGTCAAGCGTTACCCCCAAGGTTGTTCCTCCCACAACACCAGCCACAACAATTCTTTGCCCCTTGCTCAAAGAAGTGGCACCAGAAACTTCGTCATCCGTCAAGAAACACTGAACACTCGCAAAGTCGTATTCTCCCCTGATCGAGACATACGGATTATCCAAAATGTCTTTGTCGATAGAGCCAACCGGACCACTGACATAAATCAATTTACCCTCATACTTAGACTCTGCAGCAATTGAATTATCATCAAACTCATCAGCCAAAGTTTTGTAGTTGACCTCATAGCTAGGCGACGAATAATCAAAAGAAGAATAATCCGTATCATCCTCGACCGAGCCCGCCCCCAACACAGCCAGGGCGCCAAGCCCGAGAGACAAAGAAATCAGCTTTTTAATCATTGGCCTAAAAAACCTTAAGGCATCCTAACACCTGCCATTTTGACGAGCACTATTTAAAGGCACCATTAAGTCACGGACCACACAAAAATAGAAGCAAGAAAAGCCAACGCAATATCCAAAACGTCAAAAGTCCCTGGAAGCAAGCCCAGAAACTGGAGAAAATCAGGCACAAACGCTACAAATAAGAACAAGACAAGACGAAACCTCCAAACGGCTCCCTTCACACCCCAAAAAGACTTCAGGCCAAAACTCAACACAAAACACAGAGACACATGCCACAAGGCATTGGGCAGCGAGTAAACAACGAGACGGTACGCAAAATCATCCGCAAGAATAGATCGACAGGAATAATTTAAACCCCTTTTCAGGGAAGGCCACGAATCTCCAACAAACACATGAACAATGCGCTCATACAACAGAGTGGTCGGGCGACACAACGCGTAGAGGGATGAGCCCAACAAAATAGGGAGGAAATATCTCCCCAAAAACCGTTTCATCGGGAGCAAAGACAATTGATAAAACGCCCCTGGGTGCTCATAACAGCGATGAACCAACAACAACTGATCCTCTCACCAAAGTCGCGCAGGACGCTTTCCTCCCAAGCAACCTCAAGCACCCGAACTTGTTCGTCGTTCAACCCAATCCAAACCATTGTCATTGCATCAATCTCTCATGATCAAAGCCTCCACCATGAGCCGGTCAAACACGGGAGGAATCCCCACATTTTTGGGATCATGATCAAGTCAAAACATAAAACATACGACCGATCAATCAAGTAGTACGTGCCTCCGCACACACTGATTTGCTTCCACTCTTGAAAGTAAGACAGGAGTTTTTGGCGTGATGCGAGAGGAGAGCGCTATCGAGTTGATATCCGCATCAGGACACCATGCAGTGCCGACGACGAGGGCGCTTCTTGCTGGTGAGTTGGCAGCCGAAAGAAAGCGCGTGGATCACCACGATGCTGATCGATGTATTGCACCCCCTGCGAACCCGGCGGATCCAGATCGGCTGAAGCGCGAATCAGCCTTCACAATGGCCGCAGGAACGGATTCAAGATGCGACGTGCCCTGCAGCTTCTGATCGGCTTGAGCCTCACTGCTCCTGCAGGCCTCCAGGCCAAACCTGTGTCTATGCCGTATCCAACTCGCGAGGCGCTGCGTGAGATCCAGCTGCAGGCTTACGCCTGCTCCAGAGAGAACACAGCCGAGTTCTGTGATCGCACCGTGAAACTTGCAGATCCGCTGATGGATCACCCCCGCCTGCCAGCAGCCTGCAAAGACACCATCTGGGAACTGCTGCAAAACGCCAAGGTGGTCAGCAGCAACAGTTTTCAGCGCCGGGACAACATTGATCGGCCAGCCCGGCGAATCACCGTGGTCTGCGCCAATCCTGTGAAGCCATCGGCACCCGTACCCACGGGTGCGCCATCTGGGGGATTCAATCCCAATCGAACGTAAAGCGCTGAGCGGGGAGGTCACGACC contains these protein-coding regions:
- the sufB gene encoding Fe-S cluster assembly protein SufB, which gives rise to MTSVSTRDLVSQPYKYGFVTDIETEKIAKGLSEDVVRLISSKKEEPQFLLDFRLRAYRHWLTLEEPDWAQLGYTAIDYQDIVYYAAPKQQEKKASLDEVDPKLLETFDKLGIPLSEQKRLSNVAVDAVFDSVSIATTYREKLAEHGVVFCSISEAIKDYPELIERYLGSVVPSNDNYFAALNSAVFSDGSFVFIPKGVECPMELSTYFRINSGDTGQFERTLIVAEEGASVSYLEGCTAPMFDTNQLHAAVVELVALDDASIKYSTVQNWYAGDENGVGGIYNFVTKRGQCRGARSRISWTQVETGSAITWKYPSCVLQGADSVGEFYSVALTNNRQQADTGTKMIHVGPRTRSTIVSKGISAGHSSNSYRGLVQIGPAAKGARNYSQCDSMLIGDEAAANTYPYIRSQQPQAAIEHEASTCRISEDQLFYLQSRGIGFEEAVSMMVSGFCRDVFNQLPMEFAAEADKLLALKLEGSVG
- a CDS encoding class I fructose-bisphosphate aldolase, producing MAGWLGPHEIANRPIAEWLGEEAELLLHTPPRIEQQRLQLPSPAVVDRFSGSDRNPQVLRSLQQLYGSGRLGGSGYLSILPVDQGIEHSAAHSFAPNPDYFDSEAIVELAVEAGCSAVASTLGVLGSVARRWAHRIPFLVKLNHNQLLTAPNQHEQILFASVDQAWNMGAVAVGATIYFGSEDCNRELQQIAALFAHAHERGLATVLWCYLRNPIFKQSEADYHLAADLTGQANHLGVTIGADIIKQKLPETNGGYKAVANALGEPFGMTDERIYSELCSDNPVDLCRYQVLNCYAGRIGLINSGGASGSDDMHQAIRTAVINKRAGGSGLIMGRKAFQKQRHEGIALIQAVQDVYLSPEVTIA
- a CDS encoding DUF4912 domain-containing protein → MTQALTSLARLTLRQLRQMASDLGVTLYSRKSKDALVSEIAERQERKSGDQKAIESELSAPTRSTSSTRVVFLPRDPQWAYVFWEISDQDRKRAQTDGAAHLSLRLADVTGIQDGSSHPHTLQEVPVDSHSTEWYLPVPLCDRDYRVELGYRAGASWISLAFSSVARVPALHPSEQIMDQFVPFSLEATPAAAAPSAPVNVPDNTDSGLHERLYQTATTHFRSRRVGSEVLHEQEGIGSDQRGLSDSGAGLWASGRNESGLGGVAPRQRSFWLIADAELIVYGATDPSARLTIGGEDVPLSSDGTFRIQVPFRDGKQLYPIEATAADGEQKRNITLNFERVTPEDNTNPASEAQVEWF
- the sufR gene encoding iron-sulfur cluster biosynthesis transcriptional regulator SufR, giving the protein MGAHTQAPTRETTLTLLLRRGETSAAELASLLGISVQAMRRHLRSLEEEGLVESSPMPAGPGRPSNRWRLTDQGHQHFPDGSEDFALGLLQSMTATLPPEAMTSLLAQQALEKAEAYRRHIGTAPLEQRVSVLAELRRREGYVTDLQPDPDGKSWCLSEFHCSVQRIAAEYPVVCDQELELMRQTFPDCQVDRVHWRLKEGHSCGFRITPDHD
- a CDS encoding ferredoxin-thioredoxin reductase catalytic domain-containing protein, with product MTDMLAGNAEPTAESLEVIRKFAETYAQRTGTYFCSDPGVTAVVLKGLARHKDELGGALCPCRHYEDKEAEVSQAFWNCPCVPMRERKECHCMLFLTEDNAFRGDAQTISTEEIHATAG
- a CDS encoding phycobilisome rod-core linker polypeptide gives rise to the protein MAIPLLKYAPITQNALRAGVPNIRIGSDEGSRAYSMEIAMDGDNLKTVIESAYRQIFFHAFKTDRDVNLESQLRDGQITVRDFIRGLVLSDTFKRTFYGFNSNYKVVRHLCERILGRKVNGKGEELSWSIVIASKGLEGLVDVLLDSQEYLDSFGYDTVPYQRNRVLPGRDLGDTPFNVSTPRYDEYYRGILGFPQIVFTGTAKALPARAKIKRGGAPSDYMAWVAGLANPPGASPTNSSDMDYMAKVPYRSVGR
- a CDS encoding phycobiliprotein lyase, whose translation is MSLVIPDALSFFQRSCGRWRSQRSVHHLLHRRAEAGGSLIVVDDIERTDQRLQELATSHGQSPEAVVGGSFVRWSASMAWDQSEEGHDGETFFGLIPDSDDGRSGLLLRTMGYAEKAPATSRFSMDSEDGLILETAYETMTVWERFSFLSPDIRVRSSTVQGLSNNASYCVECRVNEEQTEANEATKPTAQPSQQSISALGW
- a CDS encoding phospholipase D-like domain-containing protein, which codes for MTLRQVWGLALMALTPITCASCSQAGQVLGDPAPDLSLPAGIQVHFNHRDGVGYRSPIDGQWRKGDNLEAELINAIDGADEECLVAVQELTLPAVAQALVRAQARGVRVQVVLENTYSTPWSQMHEAGLPRHARHRIQRLAELADRNGDGRLTATERLEGDALALLAQAGVPMIDDTEDGSKGSGLMHHKFVVIDRRLVLTGSANFTSSGIHGDAGAPRTRGNVNHLLRFNSPELAAVFAAEFTRMWGDGPGGVAKSQFGRGKSDPALEQVQIGNQTISVLFAPHSRSHPNHGLRLIAQELGQAQRNIDMALFVFSAQALANTLQALVEKGIKVRLLADPGFASRPFSEVLDLLGVAMPDHNCMLEARNRPFTTPVKGVGTPRLARGDKLHHKFAVIDHKTVITGSFNWSPSAAHTNDETLLVIHSPQLAKHFTREMNRMWRGAELGITKRMRRKLERQHALCGSGRKRD